The Salvelinus fontinalis isolate EN_2023a chromosome 36, ASM2944872v1, whole genome shotgun sequence genome window below encodes:
- the LOC129835475 gene encoding uncharacterized protein LOC129835475 — protein sequence MRNDKNIQYQSKSHQSLPFHPSLPVQTSPPGGLEHELHLDSYLLRYLKESPGAGRDLQQQLSSLGCSVHLHPEDGRAVVKDSGQAGLCGDGIGFGVGPWKVQVERLFKQLHERYKCHYEVDPGKLQTLLQSSTLGSEDVRVYCELGEGFVVVVGQGAEVKAKLKELETFQDQGLSFGKQEKISITCRPGQAKLRLLGEVIEKHLGKVVPGVRVTHIDSAQLKLEGFANEVRKARQLVTDKISLVLERVVPEVSSHLLSFLRDEYGRPGNLSSLLGLGGHVEVELGDTELCLFALSTWKLDQAEKDLLAEFGEEKIDLPNCAALPADLRSKLEKKLKEMNQGRRRVAARCGPGCSVLFLGHVKQVKELREEIGVFLIDQSSVRVVRHPQRHQDAVVNEAGTGSRLDETVSATSYRLQLGLQVVVCQGDITQEQADVLVNAANEDLDHARGVAAALSRAGGPEVQQASRDLVRQIGRVPTGTVVETTGGNLPCKMLLHAVGPVGGSVGGNERPLLEKTVKAALDLAETLELQTLAMPCISSGLFGVPLKVCSEAIVSAVRDFGRKQHILTKVTLIDVSGEAVRAMQEACDRLLQGKREFPGWEVESSPTTTTTHAPQRDTTAASTRGTAAPEVCVQVEIIQGTIEKQQVDALVSPMVGSDPLSSRVGNVLLEAAGPALMTAFVRESGGQTAPGHNVLVEGLSGLRSGFVFFLSCAHWDNNPQGPAVQALRQGVRKILTSCENRGFCSIAFPVVGTGEVLQFPDNVVTQVLLEEIRRYEQNRASRTPFLVRIVVHPNDRDSTKAFQTAQNALPRMGNRPAHDIRIVLLGKTGGGKSSAGNTIFRQDDVFLSDSSSTSSTQICEAHTENIKGRNITLIDTPGCFDTDIPEEELKPKIVKCITECAPGPHAFLIVLKVERYTVHENEAVAKIETYFSPEAFKYATVLFTHGDQLNGLTIEKFVQQNAELNKLVEKCGGRCHVIDNKYWNTNQQGRYSNQYQVTELLNTIEKMVRDNRGGFYTSEMLQEAERLIQAEIESLRELNSQMSEEEMGKHVKEIVWKKLLIKLSGITTGVVVGAFLGVALVTGIPLTFDTKPLIHLVKRQMAASMKTVPTVMANAEGPVIAGETVALIRMGSGIGIGAGVGIAAGVVAGSAATAGALRGGIVGATAAEEAETVLEAAEKAANAVYHEAKGLYDQAGHLWKGYSNFK from the exons AGTCACCAGTCCCTCccattccatccctccctccctgtccagaCATCGCCACCTGGTGGCCTAGAGCATGAACTCCATCTAGACTCCTACCTCCTGAGATACCTGAAGGAGAGCCCTGGGGCTGGAAGAGACCTGCAGCAGCAGCTGTCCTCCCTAGGCTGCTCTGTCCACCTACATCCAGAGGATGGGAGGGCAGTGGTCAAAGATTCAGGCCAAGCTGGGTTATGTGGAGATGGGATCGGGTTTGGGGTGGGACCCTGGAAGGTACAGGTAGAGAGACTGTTCAAACAGCTCCATGAGCGGTACAAATGCCACTATGAGGTAGACCCAGGTAAGCTCCAGACTCTGCTGCAGAGCAGTACCCTGGGTTCGGAGGATGTGAGGGTATATTGCGAGTTAGGGGAAGggtttgtggtggtggttgggcaGGGGGCTGAGGTCAAGGCCAAGCTGAAGGAGTTGGAGACCTTCCAAGATCAGGGTCTGAGCTTCGGGAAGCAGGAGAAGATCAGCATCACCTGTCGTCCAGGGCAGGCCAAGCTCCGTCTTTTAGGGGAAGTAATAGAAAAGCATCTAGGTAAGGTTGTTCCAGGGGTGAGGGTGACTCACATTGATTCAGCTCAGCTGAAGCTGGAGGGGTTCGCAAATGAAGTCCGGAAAGCCAGACAGTTGGTTACAGATAAGATCTCTCTGGTACTGGAGCGGGTTGTGCCTGAGGTGTCGTCCCATCTCCTGTCTTTCCTGAGGGATGAGTATGGGAGGCCTGGGAACCTGAGCAGTCTGCTGGGGTTGGGAGGCCATGTGGAGGTAGAGTTGGGGGATACAGAGCTCTGTCTGTTCGCCCTCTCCACCTGGAAACTGGACCAGGCTGAGAAGGATCTGTTGGCAGAGTTTGGGGAGGAGAAGATTGACTTGCCTAACTGCGCTGCCCTCCCAGCTGATCTGAGGTCCAAGCTTGAGAAGAAATTGAAGGAGATGAACCAGGGCAGACGCAGGGTGGCAGCCAGGTGCGGTCCTGGCTGTAGTGTGCTGTTTCTGGGCCACGTGAAGCAGGTTAAGGAGCTGAGGGAGGAGATTGGGGTCTTTCTGATAGACCAGTCCAGTGTGAGAGTTGTGAGACACCCTCAACGACATCAGGATGCCGTAGTCAACGAAGCGGGCACCGGATCAAGATTGGACGAGACGGTCTCAGCCACCAGCTATCGCCTCCAGCTGGGGCTGCAGGTAGTGGTGTGTCAAGGTGACATCACCCAGGAACAGGCGGACGTGCTGGTGAATGCAGCTAATGAGGATCTGGATCACGCTAGAGGCGTGGCTGCAGCTCTGAGCCGGGCGGGGGGGCCTGAGGTACAGCAGGCCAGCAGGGATCTGGTTAGGCAGATAGGGAGAGTGCCCACAGGTACAGTGGTAGAGACTACAGGAGGGAATCTGCCTTGTAAGATGCTGCTGCATGCAGTGGGACCAGTAGGGGGCAGCGTAGGTGGGAATGAGCGCCCTCTGCTGGAGAAGACAGTAAAGGCAGCCCTGGATCTGGCAGAGACCCTGGAGCTCCAGACCCTGGCCATGCCCTGCATCAGCTCGGGGTTATTCGGCGTTCCTCTTAAGGTGTGTTCTGAGGCCATAGTCTCTGCAGTGAGGGACTTTGGGAGGAAACAGCACATCCTTACCAAGGTCACTCTGATTGATGTGAGTGGAGAGGCAGTGAGAGCCATGCAGGAGGCCTGTGATAGGCTGTTACAGGGGAAGAGGGAGTTTCCTGGGTGGGAGGTAGAGTCCAgccccaccactaccactacacatgCTCCTCAGAGAGACACCACTGCTGCCTCCACCAGGGGAACAGCCGCTCCAGAGGTCTGTGTCCAGGTGGAGATCATCCAGGGAACCATAGAGAAGCAGCAG GTGGATGCCCTTGTGTCCCCCATGGTTGGTAGTGACCCTCTCTCCTCCCGTGTTGGTAATGTCTTGTTGGAGGCAGCTGGACCGGCGCTGATGACAGCGTTTGTGAGGGAATCAGGGGGACAGACTGCACCCGGTCACAATGTCCTGGTGGAGGGACTCTCTGGTCTCAGGTCTGGCTTTGTCTTCTTCCTCAGTTGTGCACATTGGGACAACAACCCCCAAGGACCAGCAGTACAG gCTCTGAGGCAGGGTGTGAGGAAAATCCTGACCTCTTGTGAGAACCGGGGCTTCTGTTCCATTGCGTTCCCTGTAGTTGGAACTGGTGAGGTTCTCCAGTTCCCTGACAACGTGGTAACACAGGTTCTGCTAGAAGAGATCCGTAGGTATGAACAGAACCGAGCGAGCAGAACCCCTTTCCTTGTCCGCATTGTCGTCCATCCCAATGACAGAGATTCTACGAAG GCTTTTCAGACTGCCCAGAATGCTTTGCCCAGAATGGGCAATCGTCCAGCACATG ACATCAGGATTGTGCTGCTGGGGAAAACCGGAGGAGGTAAAAGCAGTGCTGGAAACACCATCTTCAGACAAGATGAtgtgttcctctcagacagttccTCCACCTCCTCAACACAGATATGTGAAGCTCATACCGAGAACATCAAAGGCAGAAACATCACCCTGATTGACACACCTGGATGCTTTGACACTGACATCCCTGAAGAGGAGCTGAAACCTAAAATAGTTAAATGTATAACAGAGTGTGCTCCAGGGCCGCATGCCTTTCTCATCGTACTGAAAGTGGAACGGTACACAGTCCACGAGAACGAAGCCGTGGCGAAAATCGAGACTTATTTTTCACCAGAGGCCTTCAAATATGCCACAGTCCTCTTCACTCATGGTGACCAGCTCAATGGTTTGACCATTGAGAAGTTTGTCCAACAGAATGCTGAACTGAACAAGCTTGTGGAGAAATGTGGAGGCCGATGTCACGTGATCGACAACAAATACTGGAACACCAATCAGCAGGGTCGGTACAGCAACCAGTACCAAGTAACAGAGTTACTCAACACCATAGAGAAGATGGTGAGAGATAACAGAGGAGGGTTCTACACCAGTGAGATGCTCCAAGAGGCAGAGAGATTAATACAAGCAGAGATAGAGAGTCTTAGAGAGTTAAACAGCCAGATGTCAGAGGaagagatgggaaaacatgttaAAGAAATAGTGTGGAAGAAACTCCTGATCAAACTGTCAGGGATTACAACAGGTGTTGTGGTAGGAGCTTTTCTTGGGGTGGCACTGGTGACAGGGATCCCACTCACATTCGATACAAAACCACTGATTCATTTAGTCAAACGTCAGATGGCAGCTTCAATGAAAACAGTGCCAACAGTCATGGCGAATGCAGAAGGACCAGTCATTGCAGGAGAGACAGTGGCGCTCATTAGAATGGGTTCAGGGATAGGCATAGGTGCAGGGGTAGGCATAGCTGCAGGAGTTGTTGCTGGGTCCGCTGCTACAGCAGGAGCATTAAGAGGAGGGATAGTAGGAGCTACTGCAGCAGAGGAGGCAGAGACAGTACTGGAGGCAGCAGAGAAAGCAGCCAATGCTGTCTACCATGAAGCTAAGGGTCTTTATGACCAAGCAGGACACCTTTGGAAAGGTTATAGTAACTTTAAGTAG